The Alistipes megaguti sequence ACTGCTCGGGATCTCCGGTCTCGAGCCCCAATGGATGCATCGCCCCGATCTCACGATGGTGCTCCTCTCGATTCTGATTCTCCAGGTGGGAATCGGCCTCGGCGGCAGTGACAACCTCAAGGAGGTCGTTCGCTCGATCAGACCCCGGATGCTGCTCCTGCCCCTGTTCACGATTGCCGGATCGCTTCTCTTCGCCGCCTGTGCCGCGCTGATTCCGGGAAGCCGTTCGCTGACGGAGTGTCTGGCCGTCGGAAGCGGGTTTGGATATTACTCGCTCTCCTCGGTGCTGATCGCCAATGTCGGAGTGGCTTCGCTCGGCGCCGACGGTGCCGCGGAGTTGGCCACAATCGCCCTGCTGGCAAACGTCGCACGCGAAATGTGCGTGTTGTTCTGTCTCCCGCTCTTCGCCCGCTGGTGCGGACGCATTGCTCCGATCTCGGCAGCCGGGATCAACTCGATGGATGTCTGTCTGCCCGGGATTGTCCGCTACTCGGGCGGAAGCTCGCAACTCGTACCACTGGCCATTCTACACGGAATCGCACTGGAGATCAGCGTACCGTTGCTCATCACCCTTTTCTGCCGATAAGGAAAGACAGTTGACATAGAAGCAGGAAGTCGCTGGTAAAAGCACATTTACGGGTTTTATCTCCAGCTATACTTTGCGTCGGTTTCCACGAAAGACCCCTCGTCCGGCAACGGGATGAGGGGTTTTTGTCTTTGCGGGGTGGATCGTCTGCCGGGTGGAACCGCCCGGAACGGTGATGTCGGAACGGAATCGGCTCCGGGGCAGATGGGCTAAAGGCCCGTGATCTTCTTGATCTCGTTGAGCTTGTTGAGTGCCTCGATCGGCGTCAGCGAGTTGATGTCGATCCCCTTGATCTGGTCGCGGATCTGCACCAGAACCGGATCGTCCAGCTGGAACATCGAAAGCTGCACGTTTTGCGGCATGCCGCTCTCGGCCGCCTCCTTCACCGCATGGGCCGACCGCTTGCCGCGATCCTTCAGACTGCGGCTCGGAACAATCTCATTATTACCGTAGACCAGTTCGAGGTTGCGCAGGATCTCGTCGGCCCGCGCCACGACCGAAGCCGGCATGCCCGCCATGCGCGCCACGTGGATACCGAACGAGTGCTCCGTACTGCCGCGCTCGAGTTTGCGCAGGAAGACGATCTGGTTGCCCACCTCCGTCACCGCCACGTGGTAGTTCTTCACCCGCGGGCACATCTGCTCCATTTCGTTCAGCTCGTGGTAGTGGGTCGCGAAGAGCGTCTTGGCACGGGCCGTCGGATGGTTGTGCAGGTACTCGACCATCGCCCAGGCGATCGAAATGCCGTCATAGGTGCTCGTACCGCGGCCGATCTCGTCCAGCAGCACGATGCTGCGGTCCGAGATGTTGTTCAGGATGCTGGCCGACTCCAACATCTCGACCATGAAGGTCGACTCGCCCTGCGAAATGTTGTCCGAGGCCCCGACACGCGTGAAGATCTTGTCCACAACGCCGATATGGGCCGATTGGGCCGGCACGAACGAGCCCATCTGCGCCATCAGGATGATGAGTGCCGTCTGGCGCAGCAGGGCCGACTTACCCGACATGTTCGGGCCGGTGATCATCATGATCTGCTGCTTCTCATCGTCGAGCATCACGTCGTTGGGGATATACTCCTCTCCGACGGGCATCAGCGTCTCGATCACCGGGTGGCGGCCCTGACGGATGTCGATCCGCTTGCCGTCGTCGAGAACCGGACGGACATAGTGCCGCTCGACGGCCAGCCGGGCAAACGACTGCAGGCAGTCGATCCGCGCCACGATGGCCGCATCGCGCAGCATCGGGCTCAACGAGTGGCAGATGAAGGCCATCAGCTCGGCATAGATCTGCTGTTCGAGTTGCAGCATCTTCTCCTCCGCACCCAGAATCTTCTCCTCGTACTCCTTCAGCTCCTCGGTAATGTAGCGTTCGGCGTTGGTCAGCGTCTGCTTGCGGATCCACGTCGAGGGCACCTTGTCCTTGTGGGCGTTGCGCACCTCGATGTAGTAGCCGAAGACGTTGTTGTAGCTGATTTTCAGCGAGGGAATCCCCGTCTGCTCACTCTCCCGCTGCTGGATATGGGCCAGATAGTCCTTGCCGTGAAGGGCAATCCGACGCAGATCGTCCAACTCGGGATTCACCCCGTCGGCAATCACCCCGCCCTTCTGGATCTGGTTGTTCTGCGGATCGGGATAGATCTCGTGCGCAATCCGGTCGCGGACCTCCGTCAGCAGGTCGATCTGCGAGGCCAGCGACTGTAGCCGCTCGTCGTCCGTCGATTCGAGGGCCGCCTTCAGCGTCTCGATCGCCGTGAGCGAGTTCTTCAGCTGGACCAATTCGCGCGGCGTCACCCGCTGGGCCGAAATACGTCCCGCAATACGTTCGAGGTCGCCCACCAGCGAAACCTGTTCGCGAATGGCATCGGCCAGCTCCGCATCCTTCGTGAAGCGCTCGACCACATCCAGCCGGCGGTTGATCTGCTCGGGATCCTTGATCGGCATGGCGATCCACCGCTTCAGCAGGCGGCCGCCCATCGGCGTCAGCGTGCGGTCGATCACGTCGGCAAAGCTGCACTTCTCGCGCGCACCGTTCGACGAGAAGAGCTCCAGGTTGCGGATCGTGAACTTATCGACCCAGACGTAGTCGTCCTGGTCGATGCGCGAGATGGAGGTAATGTGGCTCGTCTCACGGTGTTCGGTGAAGTCCAGGTAGTAGAGAATGGCCCCGGCGGCCGAAATGCCCGCCGTGAAGTGGTCAATACCGAAGCCCTTGAGCGACGGCGTGCCGAACTGCTTGCAGAGTTTCTCGCGGTTGACCTCCTCGGAGAAAACCCATTCGTCGAGGCGGTAGGTGTAGAGCCGCGACCCGAAGCTCGACGTGAAGCGATCCTCAAAACCTCGCTGGTAGACAACCTCTTTCGGCTGAAGATTCGAGATCAGTTTGTCGACGTAACTGTCCGTACCCTCGGCCACGTAGAACTCGCCCGTCGAAATGTCGAGGAAGGCCACGCCCGTCTTCTGGCGGCCGAAATAGACCGAAGCGATGAAGTTGTTCTCCTTGTTGGCCAGAATGTTGTCGCCCATCACGACGCCCGGCGTCACCAGTTCAATCACGCCGCGTTTGACCAGTCCCTTGACCAGTTTCGGGTCCTCGAGCTGTTCGCAGATCGCCACTCGCTCGCCCGCACGGACCAGTTTCGGCAGATAGCTGTCGATCGCATGGTAGGGAAAGCCGGCCAGTTCGACATACGAGGCGGCTCCGTTGGCCCTGCGCGTCAGGGTGATACCCAGAATGCCGCTCGCCTTGATTGCATCTTCCCCGAAGGTCTCGTAGAAATCCCCCACCCGGAAGAGCAGCACGGCATCGGGATGCACCGCCTTGATCGAGTAATACTGCTTCATCAAGGGGGTTTCGACATATTTTTTCGTGTCGGTTTTCTTTTCGTTATTCTTTTCGGTAGCCAAGGTAAAAATCGCTAAAAAGACGAGACAAAGATAGCTTTTTTTCGGCGGTCGTGCAATGTGGCCGGTCGAATTTTTCGGTATCGGACGGGCTGGCGGGGCGGAGTGCACGGACGGACGGTCCGGGCGCAGACGGGCAGCCAAGGCACAAGCGGCGGTCAGGGTGCAAGAGGACGGTCCGGGTATGGTCCGAAGGGTTTGCCGGAAGCGGGCGCCGGTCAGAGAAGTCCCGATTCGGCGAAGGGTTTCCGATAAAAGTCGGCCTTCCACTCGATCGGGCGCGGGAAGGCTCGGGAGGTCGACGGCATGCGCCAGATGTGCAGATCCCGATCGGCATGCCGCGCCGGGCTCCACGCCCCGACAGCCGGCAGCTCACACCCCGTGATGCGGCACAGCGTATCGGCCGCCTTGCCGCCCGTGACCACAATCGTCCGGCACGACGGAATTCGCTGCAAAAGCGCCTCCAGGTCAACCTCGCGAACCACTTGAAGTGATGCGTCAGATGCGTTGTTATTCAGACGGATTACTTCCTCAGACGTATCGTACATGGCGATCCCCCGTTCGCGGCAGAAGGACTCGATCTTCGGTTGGTCGAAGCGCCGCTCACCCGGAATCTCGAAGGCGTGTCGGTCGCCCAGGGCCAGATAACCGACGATACGCCACATGTCATTCTGGAAGTTCGGGTAGTAGAACTCCATCGACCACCGCTTGCGCTGCGGCGGAAAACTCCCCAACATCAACAGCCGGGCCTGCTCCGGAAGAAAGGGCTTCAAGGGGTGTTGTTCGCTATTCATAAAACGTGGAATCGAAGTTGACCAGATAGAGTTTCTCGGTGGCACGCGTCAGGGCCGTATAGAGCCATCGCAGCAGGTCGCGCGTCATCGGCTCGTCGCCGAACAGGCACCGATCCACGAATACCGCCCGCCACTGACCACCCTGCGCCTTGTGGCACGTCACGGCGTAGGAAAACTTGACCTGAAGCGCGTTATAGTGCTGATTCTCACGTATTTCGCGGAAGCGTTTCAACTTGCTGCGGATATCCGTGTAGTCCTTCTCCACCTCGTAAAACAGTCGCGTCGACTCCTCGCGTGTCAGCGACGGCGACTCCGACGTGAGCGTATCGAGCAGAATCTTGCATTCGAGTTCCGTATCGTCGTAGTCCGGAAACGACAGCAGCGCCTCCGCAAAGCGGAATCCGTAGAAATCCTCGAACCGCCGCAGCCGTTTCAGTCGCGCAATGTCCCCGTTGGCAATGAAGTTCATCGGGCAATTCTCCGTGTGCTCCGGAAAGTAGTAGTTGTTCTTGACCACCATCAGCATGTCGTTGCTCTCGATCTCCTCCTCGGCGTAGAGCACGTTGCGGCGGATACCTTCATTATAACGGTTCGCCCGCTTGTTCGAACGCGTGATGACGATCGTCTCGTCCCGCCCGTAGCGCTCGTAGCAATCCTGCAGCTTCTCGAGAAACTCCCCGCCCTCGACCGCCTCGATATCCGGATAGTTCATCTCGAAATGCGGCGTCGTGCAGATGCCGTTCTCCAGCATGCAGCGGACAAGCGTCGCGTTGAAGAGGATCCCCGATTCGGACTCCTGGCGCACCACTTCGTCCATCGTCCCGTAGACCACCTCGCCGTAGGCTGACATCGTCGTGGGGTCCAGTGCCGGGCTGAAGTCACTCCCCACGGGCGGCAACTGCGCACTGTCACCCACCAGAATCAGTCGGCAGCCGCGTCCCGAACGGACGTAATCCACCAGGTCCGACAGCAGCGACCCGCTGCCGAAAAGCGCCCCAGACGAGGCCGTATCCGACAGCATCGAGGCCTCGTCAACAATAAAGACGGCCCCCTTTTCCAGGTTGGGACTCAAGGAAAATTTCGATTCGTAATCGGCATTCGTCCGTTGGCGGTAGATGCGCTTATGGATGGTAAGTGCCTTCTCCTGAGAGTATTGCGCCAGCACTTTCGCCGCCCGACCCGTCGGAGCCAGCAACACCGTCTTGATTCCCAGCTCCTTGAGCGCCCCGACCAACGCCGCAACCAGCGTCGTCTTGCCCGTTCCGGCGTAACCGTTCAGGACGAAAATCTTCGACGTATCACTCTCTGACAGGTATTCCGACAACTTTTCTATAATTTTTTTTTGCCCGGGAGTTGTTTCGAAACAAATTTTACCGTAAATTTGGGTCGCAATACGTGTGCTGAACATGTGTTGGTATTTTACTGTGCAAAATTAACAACAAATATTTTATAAAATGAAAAAACTCTTTCAAATCATTCTTGCCGTAGCCATCATCGCTCTGATCTACGTCATCTATGTTCAGATCTCCACCCCGATCAAGTTCGAGGCGGACACCAAGGCCAAAAAAGCGCAGGTTATCGACCGCCTTCAGGACATCCGTACCGCCCAGCGCGCTTTCAAAACCAAGTATCAGCGCTTTACCGCCAGCTTCGATACCCTGGAGTCTTTCGTGCTGAACGACACCCTCGAACTCGAGCGCAAAATCGTCGACGAGGATGACTCCGTCGCCATGGCCATGCTGAAGAAATCCGGCCGCAAGAATGTCGAAAAGTTCAAGATCGCCGTTATCGACACCATCTTCGCCCCCAAGAAACTCTCGCGCGAAGATGTACTCAACTTCCGCTATATCCCCGGTACCGACAACAAGGCGCAGTTCATCATGGAGGCCGGTATCATCACCACCGAGTCCAAGGTCGTAATCCCCGTCGTGGAGTGCCGCGCACCCTACAAGATGTTCCTCGATACGGTCGCCTATCGCCAGGAGGTCATCAATCTGATCGACGACGAGGAGAACAACTACAACCGTTATGCCGGACTCAAGTTCGGTTCCATGGATGCCGGTAACAATGAGGCAGGTAACTGGGAGTAAAACCCCTTCTTCAAAATTCGGAGTGTCCATTCAGCAGTCGTTGGATGGACACTCTTTTTCACTCCCCGAACTCGAACGGATACCGTCTTCCGATGAGCCGGTGGAGGTGGAGCTCCTCCTCCCGAAAACCTTGCTCGTACCGCAGGCCCTGTTCCAAAATGAACGGGCGGCAGAGTTCCTCGCCGCAAACGGAATGCCGCTTGCCGAGTCGGAGTGCACCGCAGTCTGTCCGGCCAGGAACGGGACGGTCGCCGTGGCGGCCCTGGAGAAGAAGATTCTGCAGAGGATCGCCGAAAAACTCCCGCAGGCCCGCTTCACCTCTCCGCTCGAGTATCAGCCCGACGAGACCCGCAGATGTGTATGGATCTGCCGGCGGGGAACACTCCTCTACGTCAAAGTCTATCGCGACGGAGTGCTGCAGCTAGCCGAGGTAATTCCCGGCTCGACAGAGGCCGAAATCGGCTATTTCATCCAGCGGCTCGGTGCGGAGTTCCCGCTGGCGGAATATGAACTGCGGATTGCCGGCGATGAACCGAAAAAAGTCCGGAAATGGATCGGTAAAGTTTTCGAAAAGGTATTATGCGAATAATAAGCGGTAAATACAGGGGGCGAACCATCAATCCCCCGCGGAATCTCCGGGCTCGGCCGACAACCGACTTCGCCAAGGAGAATCTCTTCAACGTGCTGAATAATCTGATTGATTTCGAAGAGTGTGACGTATTGGATCTCTTCGCCGGAACCGGCTCGATCAGTTACGAATTTGCCTCGCGGGGCGCAAAAAGCGTCACCTCCGTGGAGATCAACCCCGTTCACTACAACTTCATCCGGGAAACCGCTCGGCAGTTGGGAATCACGAATCTCCATCCCGTCAAGGCCAATGTCTTCCTCTATCTGAAGAGTTGTCCCAAAAAGTTCGACGTCATCTTTTCGGATGCACCCTACGATCTTGAGGGCAGCGAGGAGGTCATTCGCGAAGTATTTGCCCGCGATCTGCTGCAACCCGACGGTTTGCTGATCTTCGAGCACTCGAAAAAGATGGATTTTTCGCAATACGAGGGATTCTGGCAGTTAAGAAGTTACGGAAGCGTGCAATTTTCCTTCTTCAAAAAGGAGTAGAAAAATTTGCCGGTTCGAAAAAAAGTGCTACCTTTGCACTCGCAATACCGAAAGGGGTGCGTTAGTTCAGCTGGTTAGAATACGTGCCTGTCACGCACGGGGTCAGGGGTTCGAGTCCCCTACGCACCGCAAACAAGGGTGTAAATCAAGTAGTTACGAGATTTACACCTTTTTTTACACCCAAAAATCAAGCCGCCCTATTTCCCTTTTCGAATCGAATTTCAAGGTTCAATCACCCCAAATGGACGCTACTTTATCGAAAAGAATAAAATAGTGAACAATCGGGGTGGGAAAAACCGCCCCGACTATCGAATGATTTTTATCGGCTATGCCGGTCAAACATCATTTCCACGTCATTGTACCATTATCTACTTAGATTGTTAGAAAGCGATACGAAAAAAATAACAGATCGTTTCATAACACAAAGTTTTAAAATGGTTAATAGTTAATTTATGGTGCTTACCTGCATTTACCAATATCCATGCACCGTCGAAATCCATAAACAAGAAGGGACGTGTCACCGAAATGCAACCGCTGCCGACGTCCAGCCCAGGACCGTGCATCGGGGAGGGGCAACCCGATGCGTGAACCGGCTGCAACAGACGAAAAGCGCTCCGTCCCCTGCGGGACGGGGCGCTTTTTCGGAAAGCCGTATGGCTGGTTGACCCGGCAGGGATTACCGACTCTTACCCGTCGGCGGCTGCGAATCCTCCGGCAGGCGGATGATCTGGTTCGGGGAGGTCTGCATGCGGACAATTCGTCCGTCGAGGGGGGGGGAAAAAAAAAAAAAAAACAGAGTTGCAGCTCCCCTCCCTTTTCAGACCGGATCTCCACCGACACGACGCGTCCGTCGCGTTTTTCGGCACTCACCAGAAAGGTCCCCTGCGCCCGGAGGTTGCGGAACGAGACATCCTGCCACGAGTCCGGTACGGCCGGGAAGACCCGGATGATCCCCATATGGCTCTGCAAGAGCATCTCCTGCACGCTGGCGGCAAAGGCGAAGTTCCCCTCCAGCGTAAAGGGCTGGTAATCGTAATCCGATTTCCCGCGGCCCGACTGATCGCCGTTGGCATGGAACGTATTGGGCAGGCAGAAGCTTTCGGCAAAATCCCGCAAGGCCCGAGCTGCCCCCTCGCCGTCGCGGATGCGTGCCTTCATGTTGGCAAACCAAGCATAGGAGTAACCCGTCCACCAGCGCGGTCCGCACGCTTCGAGTTTGGCAACGGTCGCCTCGATGATCGCGCGCTCCCGGCCGCCGTTCTCCCAGTTGAGCAGCCCCAGCGGGTGGATGGCCATGGCATGCGAGAAGTGACGGTGCGAACTCTCGTAGGAGAATCCCTCGGCAATGCAGAGCGCACCAGCGACGAGGTGATGCTCCACACCCCCGTCGAACGCAGGTTCCACAGGTCAACCCGATCGAGCGACATGCGCACCATGCTGTCCTGCTCCCAGACCAGACTGCCGAGCGTTGCATTGCCGAGCGGAATGGCCTCGTCCCAAGAGTGTGCCAGATCGTCAAAGACCAGATCGCTCGCTTCGGGAGAGAGCTGCCAGTCCGGATTGCCGGTATGCGCACAGGCTCCCGAAAGCAGAGCCGTCAGGGCGGAAACATCCCATACGAAATGTCTTGCACTCATTGGTTATTCGTATTGAAATGTTTGAACAGCAATGGTTTGTCGCACTTCTTGCCGTTGACATACGGATAGATCTCCACACCCGTCTCATGGCCCGTCATCGGCAGATTCGGCCGACTCAGAAGGAAGGTGACCGTATCGCAGGCACCCGGTGCCAGGTCCACCGGCCGGCACGTCAGCACCGTATCCAGTCCCGTGGGAATCTCGAACGTTACGCGGGCCCGATGGCGGAGTGTCGATGCCACACGAAGCCGGACGCGGCCCCGTTCTCCTTCGCGGAAGGGATTGAAAACCAGCACCTCGTGGCTCATGCGGAGCCCCTGTCCAAAGATATAGGGAGCATCCTCCTCGATCGAATGCGGCTTGGGCTTGACACGCCCCTTCACCATGACACTCAGATAGCGGTACGGCGGCGCAACCGGTCTGCCGTTCCCGTAGAAGACCTGAATCTCCTCCATGAAGCGCCCGGAAACTCCGGCGGGATTATAGACCGCCTGAACCTCGACCTCACCGCCCGCTTCGACTGGTGTCCGCGCGGCCTGAGCATTCAGGCAGACACACCGCGTGGCCGTCGTATAGGGAACAATCCGTTCGGAGGTCGTATTCTTGATCTTCAGTACAAACGAAACAGGCCCTTTGGCCTCCTTGATGGTCCCCAGATCCGCCTCGACCTCCGGACTGCACGTGTAGGCCTTCGGTTTCTTCTCTCCACCACAGGCCGTCAGCAGAAAAACGGGCAGGACGACGGCCCAAAACACGATTTTTCGAATCCTCATCATTTATCCAGATCACTGTCGGTCAATCCACTCACCGTATCGTCATAGAGGCCGAAGCCATTAAGTACCGGGCAGGCCAGCAAACCCGTGATGCTGAGCTTCACGGTGACGGCGCTGACACGGTTCGTCAGCAGAATGCGCTTGTGGCCGATGGTCGTACCGCTTTTGAGTTTCGTGATGGCAATGGCATACGCCTCACCCGGTGCAAGGCCCGTCACCTCGCCGCTTACACGCGGCTGGTCCTCCTCCTTCGCACAGAAGCCCGCAAGCCAGGCCAGGGCCACCCATGCTGTAACTGTTATGAATCGTTTTATGCTCATGATTTCAAGAATAAAAAAGGGGCGCGGCACATAGATCGGCACCACTCCCCTCGTTCATCTCAGACGGGTTCGATTAGTCCCAAACAATATTCTCCGTATTGTCGAAGATGACGTTATCCGTCGCACTGTCATTATCGTTGTGCGTCGACCTGGTAAAGTCGATATCCTCGTAACGCTCGGTCTTATCGTAGACGGTGGTTCCCGAAATCGTCTCTTCCGGAAGCGACTCTTCCACCGGATCATCATCGCCCTTGCACGAAACAAGAGACATCGTTGCCAAGACAGCGATCGAGAAAATCTTGAACTGTCTCATTTTATCTGTTCAAATAGTTCGCAAGTAGATTCCATGGAAAATGACGGAACGAACTCTTACTGCGAGCAGCGGTTGTTCTCATCCTTAAGCCAGGCGCCCTCAGCTGCCGAACTCTTGTCATACACCTCGTTCGTACCGTCACCATCTCTGTCGGCCATGCATTTCGACCAGTCAAGGTCATAGCCCGATCCGGTCGTGGCACTGTTGTGGAACACGTGGCCTTCGCCTTCGTCCATCTTCCAGTAGCACTTCAGACCCTCGGATGCGGTATTGACGGCGCACAGTCCCGAACGGATCTCCGTGGCGGAGAGGGCCCGATCCCATACGCGAATCTCGCAGATGCGGGTATCGAACCACTGAGACGAGTCATATCCGCCCCACGACATACCCAACTCGAGCTGCGCAAAATTGATCAGCGAACTGGTCTCCGATGAACTCGTATCTTCAACACCGTTGACATACAGACGGGCGGTGGAGCCGTCGAACGTTACCGAAAGCAGGTACCACTTGTTGTTCTCGAAGACCGTATTGGAGATCAGCTCTCCCGTTACGGGCATCTTCACCTGAAGACGGTTGCAGGTACGGTTGTTCTCACCCTCGACATTTGTCTTTTCGTTGAAGCGGAACAGGGCACTGAGAGAACCGTCTGCCTGCGCAAACGTCATCAAACGCTCAGGATTGTCCCCGCTGCTTGAATTCATATTGTGAGGATAGAACTTCACCTCATACGTATAGGTGGTCAGACCGATCGGCTCGTCGAACACACTCAAGCCGGAAAGCTGACCCGAATTGCCCATGTAGAACGACCAGAAGTCGAACGTGCGGGTAAGACGGACGATAATGGTTCGCGATGCGTCGACAACCTCGCTGTCTGCTCCCGATACGGAAGTGATGGAGACAGCCACGGCAAATGTCGCACCCGGATCCAGATTGCTTACATCCTTGATAATGATATCCGTGGAGTTGGAGATGGCCGAGCCCTTCTGGATCGTCACCGTATTGCTGCTCAGTGCGACATACTCCGACGGTACGGGCTCATATACGGTCCCGTGCGTTTTGTTGTAGGCCTCAAGCGCCTCGTCCGAGATGGCAAGGCCGATCGTCAGATCCGATTTGACCTTCGACGCTGCCGAAACCGAAATCGCACACGTGGAATTGGGTTGGTCGACCGTCATGGTCGTTACCGCATTGTTGTCCGTTCCCGTCATGTACAGATAGCTCGTATCTCCATTCATCGGTTGGTAGGTGTCACATCCCGTGACCGACATGGCCAATACGGCCAGTACGGCCAGTACCGAAGGCAGATATGATTTATGTATTCTCATGATTGCTTATGGTTTTAAGTTGCCTGTTAAGAATTGCTCTCCTTCCTCGACCACCGGCTCGTTCGCGATCTGGATGCATCGGCGCAGGTTGTAATACGGGCCCTTGACGAAATAGTAGTCTCCGTCGAGGTAGAAGCCGCCGAAACCGCGGTAACGCGTCTGCGACAGACGGGCGTAAGCCTCCAGCGAGTACATCACGCTTCCATCGGGCGCAGGATCACTCCACTTGTTACCGCCGTTCGACTTGTTCGAACCCTGGTTCCACTGCTCGCAGAGGACAATCATGTCCTCGGTGAAGCCCGACGGAGCGCTCAGACGGCTGTTGCTCGTAATGCCCGTCTGCGCGGAATAGGCCTGGCGAACCAGGAAATTGATGTTGTTCCTGATATCTCCGCTGGGAGCGCCGCTAAAATAGTCCACGATGAGCAGCATGTCCGGATTCTCGCTGTTGGGGCCGATGTATTTGTTGGCCTCCTGGATAGTCCAGGTACAGCGCTGCTGGCTCCACCCTTCGAAGTCGAAGTCCACACCGTCGATGTTGCGGTCGATGGCCTTCGGGGCCCACCACTTTCCGTAGGCACGGAAGCACGTCTCACTCTGGTCGGAGTTCATGTCGTAATCCACGTACTGTCCTTCGTTCGGATAATCAATCGTAAAGACGTGACCATAGTTCGACATGTCGGCATGGGCCACAAACTTGATACCCTTCTTCTCCCGGCAATACTGCATGTCCGCATAGGCCTGCGGAGCGTAGTCGTAACCATCGGGGGAGTAAGCATCCGTCTCGGTGCCCATCGGCACGCCCATCCACAGGTCGACAACATCCATACTGTCGGGAAGCGAGATCAGACGGTCGCCGATCGACGTGTAGTCCTTGTTCAGACTGGACGAGCCCTCCAGCGGTGCATATGCTGCGTGATACATATACGAAATCGGATGATCAGTCTTCTTCCAGGCCCGCAGATTCTCGTAATAGGATTCGGGCAGGACCTCATTCCCCGGTGAGGCGATCTTCTGAACCTCGATCGGCTCCTCGTCGGTACACGAGGCTAAGGTTGCTATACAGCAGGCGATTGCAAAAAATATTGGCTTTTTCATAATTAGTTTCTAATTTTTTTGTCCCACCAGAGTTTTGTACCGCCATTGTCGGCTCCGTCAAGAGCGGTAAGAGCCGTAGCAATACCGGCTGCATTGTTCGTGTACTCGGCTACGGGATATTGCGCACGGCGGATCTGAAGGTCGGTATCAACGGTTCCGTTGCTACGGTTGTTGACCACCGTAAGCAGTCCGGGATAACCCGTACGACGGTATTCGGCCCACGCCTCGCATCCGTTCGGGAAGAGCGCCAGCCATTTCTGCGTCATGATACGCTCCAGCTTGACCTCGGTCGAGGCATCGTTCTCCCATGCGATCGTGATCGCAGAGGGGGCTGCCGTTCCGTTATTGGCTACGTTGTCCACGAAGGCCGCAGGGGTCGACGTGTCGTCTCTCAGATATTCGGTGGCGCTTCCGGCCCCCCACTCATCGAACGAGGCCGTAACACCCTTCTCATAGCAGGTCTGAACATTCTCCGAAGACCAGCCGCGCAGCGCAATCTCGGCGCGCAGGAACCATACCTCGGCGGCATTCATCCACGTCAGGTGGTAGTTCTCTCCGGCAGGCGCCGATACCAGGCCCGACGGATTCCGGTAGTCGGTCCACGAGGTCGTAATAATGCCGTTGCGGACTCCGTGCAGTTCGCCGTCCTCCGCGGCTTTCGCATACTTGAACTTGCGCGGGTCATTGTAGCCGTTCAGGTAGCAGTCCATCGAGGCGCCCATCTGGCAGTCGCCGTTGTTCATGCTGACGTTGATCTGATAGACCGGATGG is a genomic window containing:
- a CDS encoding RsmD family RNA methyltransferase, which encodes MRIISGKYRGRTINPPRNLRARPTTDFAKENLFNVLNNLIDFEECDVLDLFAGTGSISYEFASRGAKSVTSVEINPVHYNFIRETARQLGITNLHPVKANVFLYLKSCPKKFDVIFSDAPYDLEGSEEVIREVFARDLLQPDGLLIFEHSKKMDFSQYEGFWQLRSYGSVQFSFFKKE
- a CDS encoding DUF1573 domain-containing protein; translation: MRIRKIVFWAVVLPVFLLTACGGEKKPKAYTCSPEVEADLGTIKEAKGPVSFVLKIKNTTSERIVPYTTATRCVCLNAQAARTPVEAGGEVEVQAVYNPAGVSGRFMEEIQVFYGNGRPVAPPYRYLSVMVKGRVKPKPHSIEEDAPYIFGQGLRMSHEVLVFNPFREGERGRVRLRVASTLRHRARVTFEIPTGLDTVLTCRPVDLAPGACDTVTFLLSRPNLPMTGHETGVEIYPYVNGKKCDKPLLFKHFNTNNQ
- a CDS encoding DUF1735 and LamG domain-containing protein, with translation MRIHKSYLPSVLAVLAVLAMSVTGCDTYQPMNGDTSYLYMTGTDNNAVTTMTVDQPNSTCAISVSAASKVKSDLTIGLAISDEALEAYNKTHGTVYEPVPSEYVALSSNTVTIQKGSAISNSTDIIIKDVSNLDPGATFAVAVSITSVSGADSEVVDASRTIIVRLTRTFDFWSFYMGNSGQLSGLSVFDEPIGLTTYTYEVKFYPHNMNSSSGDNPERLMTFAQADGSLSALFRFNEKTNVEGENNRTCNRLQVKMPVTGELISNTVFENNKWYLLSVTFDGSTARLYVNGVEDTSSSETSSLINFAQLELGMSWGGYDSSQWFDTRICEIRVWDRALSATEIRSGLCAVNTASEGLKCYWKMDEGEGHVFHNSATTGSGYDLDWSKCMADRDGDGTNEVYDKSSAAEGAWLKDENNRCSQ
- a CDS encoding glycoside hydrolase family 18; translated protein: MKKPIFFAIACCIATLASCTDEEPIEVQKIASPGNEVLPESYYENLRAWKKTDHPISYMYHAAYAPLEGSSSLNKDYTSIGDRLISLPDSMDVVDLWMGVPMGTETDAYSPDGYDYAPQAYADMQYCREKKGIKFVAHADMSNYGHVFTIDYPNEGQYVDYDMNSDQSETCFRAYGKWWAPKAIDRNIDGVDFDFEGWSQQRCTWTIQEANKYIGPNSENPDMLLIVDYFSGAPSGDIRNNINFLVRQAYSAQTGITSNSRLSAPSGFTEDMIVLCEQWNQGSNKSNGGNKWSDPAPDGSVMYSLEAYARLSQTRYRGFGGFYLDGDYYFVKGPYYNLRRCIQIANEPVVEEGEQFLTGNLKP